tttttgggtgaactaaccctttaatagtgaGAACTGGAACCTAAAGCAAAACTTTATATATATTAGAGTTATATCAACAGCCAATTCAAGGGATTGATATATTCATTTCACAGATTTCCGCATCACAAACAATCATTATCAGGCTGATTTTATTCATTACCTTTCTGAGGTTGACCAAGGAAGCTTTACAGCTGCGTATATTGGGCTGGTATGGTTTTCTTCAGACTCTGGTGATTTTCTCAGGTTCTCATAGATCGCCTCTGTAACAGTGACTGCAGGTGTCTGATCAAATATAAAACAGtagatatttattaattttcatagtccactttagacattctactaactatacaggtcaactaactctcatttgAGTATTAGTAGTTTATTTGGATGctcccccaacagacattctactgacaaCTTACTGACAAGTAACTTTCCCAATGCATGTCAGCTAACTCGTTAATTTTTGCAGCTACATGTCAAATAACTCTTATTAGAGTATTAATAGACTGTTATCGACAgtcactgtggctagtggtttttcCAAAGTCAGTAGCCAATCAGTATTATCAATGGCTACAATTTTGACATCAATATCTGTCAGGATTCTGTCACTTCGGTCAAGTTTATTCTTGGTTTTGTGACAGAGGCCTGACACTCCTGTATTTGTCTTTGTGTGAACACGCAGTTTGTGCTCatcttttgttttgtgttgAGCACATGGCTTGTAATTTGTCTTTGCTGGCCATGTgcttgtgtttgtcatgtttggtgCGAGCACATGGCTTGTCATGTGTTTACTTGTGCCATGTGCTCTCCTGTCCATTTTCTAACTCTGCCCATCTTTGCTATCAGATTATTGGTACATTTGTCGCACCTATATTTCCTTGTTACCTTCTTTTGTTTGCTTCCATATTTAttctccttgtgtttgcagtcctgtgCTGGATCATTGTCATTTGTTACCTAGCGTATGTGCTTCGTCTTTCCCTGCTCCTTGATTCAAGTTCAAGTCTTGTTTTTTCCCCTTGGGgttgtttctgtttttgtttaatCCTCTTTATCCTCTTTTCCTTTCATCCTCTAAACCTGACAGATACCAAACTGccatatagatttttttaaatattatttcataattTGGCAGAAGGTATAtatggctgctgtcactttaagacctgatgcttGGATCCATTTTTCACATGCTTTtgtttctcaactgtttacgttcacttaaaATATAACTGACTgcgtttatgtgaatactcgccaaaaccggcattttgacattattttgtgtgtatttgactgtttaagcgcAATATAAAGcgaaaaagaacataatttagCACAAATCGCACACCAAAATTCTATTCCTGCAAAAACAAGAATATTCATTCACCGCAAATTAAACAAGTGAGTGAGGGAAGGTTTGTGTGTCAAACAGGCAGTTTACTAATCCTTTATTTACTGCTAGTTGACACGCATttgcaaagttacttgtagttagtagaatgtctaaactGGACCACTGAACTAAAGTGCAACCATATTCACAAGTACAGAAGCTTCTTACTGGTTTACAATCAGATGAATTGTTAATGTTATTTAGTACCTGTTCAGTGGAGTGCTTCTTCGGTGTAATCCGTTTCCTCCTGTAAAGATTCAAATAAGGTGGAATTCAGCTTTACATGATGTGTTTGTAATCATACCTCAAAATATCTATATACATACCCTAAAATTAAGATCCAATTAAAGTTAATTATACTATTATGTTTATAACTCAAGATGATCAGAATACCACACACAAGTCACAAGATTAAGAaacaataaatgctgtaaattgGTTATAGCATTAGCTGGTATAGTGCAAGATGTTGCTTAAGATGATTGCATGCTTGACTTCCACACTGATTAATATAATCAGAGCAGTACAAGGCTGACtagagtaaatgatgacgggAAGTGATGATCAAGGCAGGGCTTATGTAATATAGCCTATGTTGTGTAACTTCCATAAAGTACAAACAATTGCAATCGTATTTAACACATAACTGCATGTTCTCTGAGTATTTGTTCATACACTCACCTTACGAGACCAAACAGGACTAACAGCACAGCTATTACAAAGAAAAGCACAGCGGTTGTAGTCAGCAAGAAATGTCGACTACTAGGCactataaaaacaaacaaagaagaCAGTCAATTTGTATAATCGGTCACCAAAGTCAAAgattttaacattatttttatttaaaattaaaatggtaAAAAAGGGTTTGACATCCCTCACATGATTACCTTCGACTTTCAGCACCATGATGGTAGAGTTTTGAGAACCCATGTCATTTTTGGCCGTGCAGAAGTACTGGCCATCATCTTTCTGACTGGCAGCTATGATGGAGAATTCACTATCAAATGCTATAGAAGAGATGTTTGCATCTCTGATCCTAAACCAAGTGTAGTTTTTCACTGCAGGATTGGCTTTGCTGTGACAGATCAGCGTCAGTGAGTTTCCTTGTTCTATCTTTCCAGATGTCAAAATGGTTATTTCAACATTCTTCGGACTATCTGTGGGTAAAAGCAACAGGATCTATATTTGTAAGAGTACTGTGGTGCAGTTGAAATGAGACGTTGCCTAAAATAGTGACTGTGGGTTAGTGAAATCATCTGAAATGATCTAGAATAAGGGGAATGTAAACGTACATCTCACATCAAGCAGTATTTCATCTGCCGAAGTTGTGCTGCTGTTCTTCAGACCGCAGGAGTAGTTGCCAAAATCATTGTGAGACACCGAAGAGATTTGGAGCTCATTCCCAGTGGCTTGTGGAAGCAGACGTTGGTTCTTAAACCAGGCAAACACCCCTTGTTTTGGAGTACAGTTTTCTGTGCTGCACCTCAATGTCACAGAGTCTCCTTCATGGATGGATCCATTCACCttttgtgttttcactgttactCTGAAAGGCAGAACTGTTACAAGTGGTGtagattaattaaatatataaccagaaacatgtttaaaaacacttaaaaagtatttaatgaTCACCAGTGCTAAACCAGCATCAGACTCCATCCTGGTCTATGGTGGTGGACCAGCAGAATAAAGTTCATTAAATTAACTTAAAGGGGTCCTTGATtattatttcacttttttaaaactttagttagtgtgtaatgtcgctgttTGAGCAttaaaacatctgcaaagttacaacgctcaaagttcaatgcaaagggagactttttaaggactacaaaaaacggctggtagggactacaacaagctttttcccaggttagtgacatcacaaacgctaaaatttacataaaccaTGCCCCCGGGAAAATGCAACAAAGGGGGTGAGGCCATGTTGAGAGAAGGAAAAGTTGTTGTAGTAGAGCACATTTAGGAGTCTGCTCAAGCTGTCATCTTTTTACATTTATGGCAATACAGTATACgtaacacaaatgcaataacatgtcataaaaacaagatgacaacataagttataaccataattaagcCAAACTATACATGTTCTATCTTCATGCAGCATATATCCTATGATTTATAGATTATCACAGAATATGGTAATTAATGACTTGAAGATAGTTAACTCCACATCAGCTACATAAATTCATCAATTACCATTCGGAAACGTACTGTTGCATTCTACGTTGTCACTTCTTCATGAGTCTCTCCATTATTGTTTGACTCAAGGTttaaactagcctagaaatctagacgcaccctagcggcaaatttaatttgcccgcaagtgtggtctagcaactctcaattcctatcggagctgtattcctcagaatctggacggcccaatcacatcgtgtatagagtcggcgggcggggccataatgacgacggccaagttgcgtttgcgtgcttctagtaacgcagaaactggcgaacggcggcggtctttcgaatcagctttgcccgcgcctccggaagacttggagttaagctttcctctgagaaaagaacaaagagcggcattgaagtcattcttaaaaagggaagatgtgttcggagtttagccgaccggatacggcgaatgtttaatcagtcagcgagctccccttcaccgtcgttgctccggttggtgtagcgctatcctatcgcgtgcagagggagtttgaaagacaaccgtttatcccgcccctcggattgagccatgtctatggtgagtttccagaccaaacatcttgatgtgggtctggcttgtcaggctaggtttaaacatgaaaggctgaacaatTTCTGAAATTTTCAGCGCCTGCATGGGGTAATCAGAGCTTCTAAGCCCCGCCCTCTTCCTTAAAGGGGGTTAGAGCAGCagttcatttgcatttaaatggcctgtgcacacaaaaactgtgcgtttttgctcaccctcaaaaagtgacaattttaacatgctataaagggtattttaaactaaaactttacatgcacactctggggacatcaggTACTTATTTTGCAGCCAAAAATGGGCATAATAGGACCCTTTTTCTGATTGAAGCTGGTTAACCAAGGAAATCTGGCTGGTCAAGCTAGTTAAGAAGCCTAGTGGGGACACCAGCATCCAAAACAAATCATATGCTGGTGAGTTTTTTGATGTGtcattaaaaaacttttttaaaatgtatttcattacCTGCTACACTGAGGTATATGCCACCTGATCCAGTAtattttccatttaaaaaatTTGTTTCAAGGCGAAAAAAGTATTTTCCAATATCACTTTTGGAGACATTGTGTAATTGCAAGGAACAGTTGTTGTCTTGTTTTGCATATACTGTTCTGTTTCTGTACCGTTGGTCAATCTCTGCCACTTTTGAGTTATAGACAAATATTCCCTCCTGTGATCCGTCTTGTTTCTGGTATTCTCTTGGTTTGAACCATTTTGTAATTTTAAGTGTTTGGTAAGATGGATATTGAAATGAGCAGGTGAAATCCACAGATGATCTTTCGAAAACACATATGGAACTAGGTTTGTATGAAACTGACCATGAAGCCAAAAGAGctgaaacacaaaaaaaatatttgttaagGCAGTAAATCACCATCATTAATAGACTATACATTATCAGATCTGACCAAAAAGTACTAGCGAAATGTTAAGTCCTCAAGCAAGAGGCCTTAGCAGTCAGCATGCTTCCAAGGGAGCCACAAAATggcttaaaataatttttattttttattattattattattattattataataattatttttaaagctaAAGCTAAAACCACTAAAttgttcttattttaaactgtcttttaaaacaaaacccagtgtcctgcatgcttgggaaaCCTAGGCTATATGATGGTATTTTAAAGGAATTATTAAAGAAATTGAAAAGCAATGGAAATTCTGATAATTAATGTGGCCTTGTGTCAAgctctaaatatatatattatgtagaaaCAGGTAATCATCAATGACTGGAAACATCACATAAATTATTTGGTCATATATGGTGTTAACCATGAAATTAATGATTTCAATTTTAATtattcataattattttatttcatatacCCCCACCTCCatttatgtaaataaaaatgtttgaaaacAGCAGCTTTGACATTACAGCAGAAATATCTTAGCAAATGTTGTCTATAGTCAAAAAGGTTGAGAATAGACATGATTTAGTCAGTACATTatcaacaaaataaaacaaaaactcacCTGATAGAGGCAGCTGCAGTAATATGCTGATGAAAAACATGTGTTGGCCCTTCAGAGGTTTTGTCTAAGAAATCACTTGCTTCTGTAGCATAAGATTTCCTTCACGACAGACAGGCCTAATATACCTAAGCCTGGATCAATAAACGGATATCCTTGTCCTGAAAACGTCCTTAAATCAGTGATTGTAATtgaattcaattattttatCCTTCAAATCATGGAGCTTAGCATGTTCATGTTTCTTAAGTGAAGCTAAATgataatactgatgattttgcaCTTAAACAGGAACTCAAACAGGAAATGGCAGCTGATGATGCACGAATTTATTGATGGAAGTCAGTGAAAGTTATCCTCACATGTTGCCCACCATATTGCAGTTTTCTTCTCTTTGTAGCTGCATGTGCACTAACTGAGAATAGCATGGAATCAGAAAACATATCACAATATGCATGTAATTATAAGATACCACTTGAAGGTGTATAAGTTCTCCAGTCTGGTGAACGTTTGTGATAGCAGCACATCTTGACTCATCTGTACATTTGGGCATGGGCTCAAAGGTTGTGGTGCTAGTCTATAGCGCCCCCTCCTGTCAAGGCAAAACAAGcctcattacatttttttaagataATCATGTCAACgcaaaaagtaaaattaaccaactgaaagttttttttcacTCAAACATCACTAAAggttcttttgtttttgtttttaaagaaaaaaagttaagtGAACCTAACAACATATATTTGACATATAATGAGATGAacttgaagggatagttcacccaaaaaaagaaaattctgtcatcatttagtcaCACTTAAGTTGTTcaaaacctgtatacatttctttgttcagCTCAACACAAATGACATTATATTTGAAAGAATGTAACTAAGCAGATCTCGCCTACTTCTGCCAAGATCTGTTTGGTTACAAATATTCTTCCAAATaccttaatttgtgttcagcacacgaaatacatttatacaggtttggagtaACTGAGGGTGAATGaataatgacaggattttcatttttaggtgaactatccctttaattaaatTGAATGAGCGCAGCAGGCATAATTCTAGTTTCCATCATGCTTTGCGTGAGACTGCTTATGGAAAATAAGCgaaattttgtgttttttcacaAGATTAATACGCGGAGAAACGTTTCAGTGTTTAAACTTCTGTTCTGATGGGATTTATAATGGACTCATTTATGGAATGAGGGTATTGGGgcgatttcggacacagccatGATCTCATTTTCCTGCGCGCTGCTTCGAGGAAGGACCGAATGACTGTTGTGACGTAATTCCTCTGCGCCCAGACAAGCGGTGTCGTTGAGGAAAACAAATGATCCATATCCGTTCatctgttttattgttttattcctGAATATTGTCTTGAATCTCTCCACAAGGACAGATAGCACGGCGAGTATGTATTTAGTCGAGAATAGTTGACTTCGCGGAGCTTTAGATGAAGTTTAATTCAGTTTGTAGCTTAAAAACAGAATCATGTGGCATCTGAACATTATTGCTCAAACAATTACTAATAATTCAAACAGCATTTTTGCTGTATTAATGTAAGATGGACAGTTAAGCTCAGTTTACCAAAGATGGTAtctaattgttttatttatgcattttgtactctgtatttattattttgtttaatagaCAAACACTGGTTGTGTCTCAACTTAGTGAGCTGCCTAGTTAGACGTTCAAGTGTGTGCATGTTTGGAGTGCATGGGTTTGCTTCTTTATAAGCATCATAGCTATTTTGAGGTATCAAATGTGCAGTGAACAAAAGTGTTTGGGATGCCCAAAAATGCTAGAAACGCAGCTTACTGTTTTTTGAGACATCGCTTTTGAAAAAATTTtaacgttttttttctttctttctctttttgtgTGCAGAAGACGGTCAGTATGGCGTTAAAATCTGGAGAAGAGCGCCTGAAGGAGATGGAGGCGGAGATGGCACTGTGAGCATTTCTCTCCTGTTCTGTTTCAGCTGTTCATTTGTGTGTTTGAAGTGTGTAAAATAAGGCATTTCTGATATGTATGCTGATGTTGTTGCTCTTACCTGTAGGTTCGAGCAGGAAGTGTTGGGAGGACCTGTGGCATCTACAGTGGTTGAAGCTGTTCCAGTTGCTCTGGCAATGTCAGCCGTACCCATGGTCAGGCCCATCATTGGCACAAACACCTACCGAGAggtattaattatttaaaaaatattttatattgtatatttttgtatGCAGAATTTTCTTTctgatttattaatttatctcttaaagggggggtgaaatgctgtttcatgcatactgatctttttacactgttaaagacttggaatcccatactaaacatagacaaagtttcaaaagttaaggtggacgtttgatgggagtatttctttgtcaaaaatactacttccggttagtcataagtttcggcaagttttttgagatcatgcgtccccattgacgttaatgggggcggaatttccttgtatgggccttacggacaattctaccggaagcgcgtgagagagagcgagggagagagcgaaagcaacagcctacgcccatcaaagcggggcttgtaggatgctggacaggtgacaattacacatagcacataacaatgtcaccaaaaaagtgggtttttggttgccagaccaagacagtcctgcacagattcgccaaaaaccccgcgttaaggcaacagtggatgtaatttgcttttccggatcagcaactgagttgcgcgaatgtttatatctgttcgctgcatttcggtgccgactgtttcacaaggcccagctcgacgccgaattttcccaatcgcctaatgctgaaggatggagcagtcccaacgttagaagggtgagtgagactgcttttagtccgcttactgtctacacaaaccacgcgtaaacacacaaacacacgtgcacaactgcacttcccacatgtacaccttcaaagacaaaaatacgacgatataattcaagtataaatatgtaaataacacaagccgctaagcatattatatagttagtgtataacttgtaacttacctcatacagacgtcctgctctagtcgtttttgctgctgctcctgttcaactgcagcatctgggtctgattccggatcatagatgtatggctgtatctgattaaaagccatatttttattttgaataaagtttttttccgctgttagggatgacgctcgactcaacacacagcgcactgctgcacacgtcattatttagctccgctcacacgacacgcccccacccgctcggcttttttcggaaagactcggaacagcgcatctttcttatataattattaaaaaaataaaaacttttcggagatatgcaggatgcaatgctactctataggtactcaagattgacatgacactgactgaaactgagtgtttcaccccccctttaattacaaataattgtattatatattgttataataagcgaaaagaaaaagtaaacattaaaggtgcactatgtagtatttttgctgtaaaatatccaaaaaccactaggtgggttttatatattttgtttagtagAGTACCTACCatatctcaaatgtttccaactatttgtaaattgtaagaaaattgctattttaacaaaggaccgggacgtttcagcataggaTCTGAGGAAGTCACCtctcaattgcgtcatatctgcgctaccctcggtttcgggttttatttggcaggagcgctttactcttagcagtgtgaacaagtgaacgcacagagtaacgttataacataattttcaacacacttaaatgtatctaatatgataaacagagctgcattacctcataatcataaccggaagagcggatcagtgcaggcgcccggcaaatgtgtcccgtcccatcatgataaaagtcccggtgcccGTGAAGCGGgtttttgtgtaacaatcgctccagcggctgtgctcagctccacaacactcggtcctgctctgcttcacactacagtaacgttaataaccgcatccatgaacatgattactgcccgagtcctattttccaccggctgtgtggtgaagaccacatgtcccaagatgctgtgctcaaactctgcgtcatcaaactacgcatttgttttgaataggcgacctctagtggacgtaaagttgcatagtgcacctttaactatataacattttaaactattattataattgttttatatatatatatatatatatatatatatatatatatatatatatatatatatatatatatatatatatatatatatatatatcacacacaATTATAGTTATGAGTTTCCTTAAAATCTGAACTCTCTATCAAGCtagtcattttatatatatctttttttattttttaggtcCAGCAGAGTTTGGATGCTAGAGCTGCTACTTTTGTTGGTCCGCCGCCTACATTTGTTGGTCCTGGTACAACTATTTCATACTctcattatacatttaagttaaAGTCATATATAAAAATCAGCTGACAATCATCTGATTTTTATTTGTAGCTATGCCGGCAGTAGCCCCTCCTCCAATGATGCGTCCAGCATTTGTCCCGCACGTCTTACAGAGACCAGGTAATCAGGATTCCCATTATTGTGTATATATCACATATGAATCACGTTACATTCTAACATTGTAACAGCattacaaaatgtatattttagtcAGAATTACTGTTCTCCTATTCTATTGCGCTTCGTCTCTTTTTTGGCGCACATGCACACACGTCTCATTCACTGAAGTCTGTGAAGTTTATTGGAGACTCGCTTGCACATGGCTTGTCCGCTCTtgacagaacatttttaatatttgcatGACTTTCTTAAAttcacagatggagaatataCCTGTGAAGTGTAAGTTATGCACTAAGGAAAACATCACATCTCAAATGCATTAAACAGTGCAAGTATCTGTCAGCATATTGCATCTGACAGGGCAAGCCACTTTTAATTATATGCGTTAACTATTTATTATGAGTTATTTTTAAGCCCTTAATATAAAGCATCTCTCATGTTTAGGGGGCATTGGATAATACACTTTCCCTGCCTCAGCTAACTGTATTTTCCAGTATTTTTAAGATATGCTTATGATATcaaactagtgttgtcaaaaatatcgatattttgatatgtatcgatactggaatatatgaaacgatacgattctcagtttctacagtatcgataccagctgcgctctcctccaaccgacagcgagttgacatGCACCCGCATATTCTCATTCAGTCTGGTTAACCTCTGAACATGGCGAATGCGCATTCTGCTggatttttcctcatgacagcgtgttagtgttagtgtgtgatcgttCTGAATTTCTCGCGGGATTGAacaattctactaatccccacAGATTTCGCGCTGACACCTGaaacgcaaacacacacaccgtaataaagccgcctctgacatgcaagtgcaaacatttgctgctttttccagcttattattggtcaaataaattcaacaaaattatcagtgcacatctggaagagtattaacgtgaACACAGTTgtaaacagttcaggaagaacgagtaacaggaacagtgtttaggatccatg
This DNA window, taken from Pseudorasbora parva isolate DD20220531a chromosome 7, ASM2467924v1, whole genome shotgun sequence, encodes the following:
- the cd22 gene encoding B-cell receptor CD22 isoform X2; amino-acid sequence: MFFISILLQLPLSALLASWSVSYKPSSICVFERSSVDFTCSFQYPSYQTLKITKWFKPREYQKQDGSQEGIFVYNSKVAEIDQRYRNRTVYAKQDNNCSLQLHNVSKSDIGKYFFRLETNFLNGKYTGSGGIYLSVAVLPFRVTVKTQKVNGSIHEGDSVTLRCSTENCTPKQGVFAWFKNQRLLPQATGNELQISSVSHNDFGNYSCGLKNSSTTSADEILLDVRYSPKNVEITILTSGKIEQGNSLTLICHSKANPAVKNYTWFRIRDANISSIAFDSEFSIIAASQKDDGQYFCTAKNDMGSQNSTIMVLKVEVPSSRHFLLTTTAVLFFVIAVLLVLFGLVRRKRITPKKHSTEQTPAVTVTEVIYENLRKSPESEENHTSPIYAAVKLPWSTSERLCSNSQEGDAVIYSLLKSE
- the cd22 gene encoding B-cell receptor CD22 isoform X1, encoding MFFISILLQLPLSALLASWSVSYKPSSICVFERSSVDFTCSFQYPSYQTLKITKWFKPREYQKQDGSQEGIFVYNSKVAEIDQRYRNRTVYAKQDNNCSLQLHNVSKSDIGKYFFRLETNFLNGKYTGSGGIYLSVAVLPFRVTVKTQKVNGSIHEGDSVTLRCSTENCTPKQGVFAWFKNQRLLPQATGNELQISSVSHNDFGNYSCGLKNSSTTSADEILLDVRYSPKNVEITILTSGKIEQGNSLTLICHSKANPAVKNYTWFRIRDANISSIAFDSEFSIIAASQKDDGQYFCTAKNDMGSQNSTIMVLKVEVPSSRHFLLTTTAVLFFVIAVLLVLFGLVRRKRITPKKHSTEQTPAVTVTEAIYENLRKSPESEENHTSPIYAAVKLPWSTSERLCSNSQEGDAVIYSLLKSE